A genomic segment from Plasmodium coatneyi strain Hackeri chromosome 1, complete sequence encodes:
- a CDS encoding Rhoptry associated membrane antigen, with translation MNLLLLSLLIIQNVTSYIENFKNGVNTQFVKDKVKYGPGNEVHNLNSLCGADLQGNTGTAGSYFKSHHPKIDVKKLDSLLNASNYLNPLQYLLKSSESVKMFANSASQLSTYRLSRKLNDDSSNYDDGEDEDSFIETDGSDQMTDKEDDNEDKDQFDDENADSFLEKDEYDDASDTDNDHDTENDEFSADHEDSFLEKDEYDDASDNENDEFYDDDAESFLEQEEYDELSDNENDEFEEDHGDSFLEKEDGDEDKSEDSSEDNGKDYKEEYQSKMTDDDYPDEYVGSDDQSSGNVKNQNGKGATGNDQNGNAANENDQSGNNVTEKKNKEKESFLEKNVNGHTEEEDEKHSTFVSSYLDKDDTEDKFNDEFDDEASFLEEDSYSHNDDEESDDTFDDYYQDSFLERGKLGTTYSDYYEEDADEQDAKEDNEDAFDNYHLNEITTTNDVHSFIQKDMGYLDEIINDNETIKEAVKKGSKKAAKQSMQKLNLLEDEDLDEKESFTDDELNGFMEENMGASKLDAKKAKTTLSNSKNKKNAANAVGKASASNVNAGTSTKATNTTNAATKSNSEASKKQTDLSNEDLFNDELTEEVIADSYEEGGNLGTEEGEGLTNSLNDKLLDQGVNENILLNDNNMIFNAHMVPHKKRELYISPHKHTSATSSTNGKHHTVDADADALDKKLTANEMLELEKGEGNNSVIVETEEVDVDLNGGKSSSSVSFLSSVVFLLLGLLCFVH, from the exons ATGAATCTTCTTTTGCTGTCTTTGCTTATTATACAAAACGTCACGAGCTACATTGAGAATTTCAAAAATGGAGTCAACACACAGTTCGTTAAAG ATAAGGTGAAGTACGGTCCTGGAAACGAGGTGCACAATTTGAACTCCCTGTGCGGGGCAGACCTCCAAGGGAACACCGGAACGGCTGGTTCCTATTTCAAGTCACACCATCCCAAAATTGACGTGAAAAAGTTGGACTCCCTTTTGAACGCATCTAATTATCTGAACCCGCTTCAGTATCTCCTAAAAAGTAGTGAATCTGTGAAGATGTTCGCCAACTCAGCTAGCCAGTTGTCAACATATAGGTTATCTCGAAAGCTAAACGATGATTCTTCAAATTACGATGATGGAGAAGACGAGGACAGTTTTATCGAAACAGATGGAAGTGACCAGATGACCGATAAGGAGGATGATAATGAAGACAAGGATCAGTTTGACGACGAAAACGCCGATAGCTTTCTGGAAAAGGATGAGTATGACGATGCTAGCGATACCGATAATGATCATGACACAGAGAATGATGAATTTTCCGCAGACCATGAAGATAGCTTCCTTGAAAAAGACGAATACGATGACGCCAGTGACAACGAGAACGACGAATTCTATGACGACGATGCAGAAAGCTTTCTCGAGCAGGAGGAGTATGACGAACTAAGTGATAACGAGAATGATGAATTCGAGGAAGACCATGGGGATAGCTTCCTAGAAAAAGAGGATGGCGATGAGGACAAAAGTGAGGACAGTAGCGAAGACAATGGAAAGGACTACAAAGAGGAGTACCAAAGTAAAATGACTGACGATGACTACCCGGATGAGTACGTTGGATCGGACGATCAGAGCAGTGGAAATGTAAAGaaccaaaatggaaaaggcgCAACTGGAAATgaccaaaatggaaacgcCGCAAATGAAAACGACCAAAGTGGAAACAATGtgactgaaaaaaaaaataaagagaaggaaagctTTTTAGAGAAGAACGTGAATGGAcacacagaagaagaagatgaaaagCACAGCACCTTTGTGTCTAGCTATCTAGATAAGGACGACACGGAGGATAAATTTAACGATGAATTTGACGATGAGGCAAGCTTTCTAGAAGAGGACTCGTACAGCCATAATGACGACGAGGAGAGTGATGACACCTTCGATGATTACTACCAGGATAGCTTCCTGGAGCGCGGAAAACTCGGAACGACATATAGTGATTACTACGAGGAGGACGCCGATGAGCAGG ATGCCAAGGAGGACAACGAAGACGCCTTCGACAACTACCACCTGAACGAGATAACCACCACCAACGATGTGCACTCCTTTATCCAAAAGGACATGGGATATCTTGACGAAATCATCAATGACAATGAAACTATAAAGGAGGCCGTGAAGAAGGGATCCAAGAAGGCAGCGAAGCAGTCCATGCAGAAGCTGAACCTTCTTGAAGACGAAGACCTTGACGAGAAAGAATCCTTTACGGATGATGAACTAAATGGGTTcatggaggaaaatatgGGTGCATCTAAGTTAGATGCGAAAAAGGCTAAAACGACCTTGAGTAACtcgaaaaataagaaaaatgcagCCAACGCTGTGGGTAAGGCTAGCGCCTCGAACGTCAACGCGGGCACCTCGACCAAAGCAACCAACACAACCAACGCCGCTACGAAGAGCAACAGCGAGGCGAGCAAAAAGCAAACCGACCTGTCCAACGAAGATCTGTTCAATGATGAACTAACCGAAGAGGTCATTGCAGATTCGTACGAAGAGGGAGGAAACCTAGGAACCGAGGAAGGTGAAGGTCTCACAAATTCATTAAACGACAAGCTGCTAGACCAAGGAGTCAATGAAAACATCCTGCTGAACGATAACAACATGATTTTCAACGCACACATGGTTCCACATAAGAAGCGAGAATTGTACATCTCTCCACACAAGCATACCTCTGCGACAAGCAGTACAAATGGCAAGCACCACACGGTGGACGCGGACGCGGATGCCTTGG ACAAAAAACTTACGGCTAACGAAATGCTCGAActggaaaaaggagaag GCAACAACTCAGTCATTGTGGAAACGGAAGAAGTGGATGTTG ACTTAAACGGAGGCAAGTCAAGCAGCTCCGTGTCCTTCCTCAGCTCCGTAGTTTTCTTGCTCCTCGGATTGTTATGTTTCGTTCATTAa
- a CDS encoding Putative 26s proteosome regulatory subunit — MNFPNISKKMVAPGGGGMKHSGGDDKGGEHITGNFDPTALERGAKALKELDQSSNSKKAFELIKLQELTKQKEYEKQMEELSLQKAQYLSNKMRIENEEKRKTINYQQEQERITAEYKTRLEAEAYQKKLLDQQKQNEEWLKNQHEQYLRQENIRKRNELELLNLKMKQIKEEKLMERENMKAKIQEENKGLIERERKNLDIHLKTLRLKADEERKTKLESISKYFEQFNNSMFLFLNDKERLYRFVLVVTLTSVGIYTTKHTTRLIRSYAETKLGKPKLIRETSLWHINKFFDIFNLKKNILLMKKVIKRRNVKDTNFFNNIVLNEELQEKLSWSINSLTNSKRYDLYLKNILLHGPPGTGKTLFAKTLSHFSNFDYIIINGGDVSALGVHASVELNKIFDFIKRRKNKKCVIFFDEAEAFLRRGRNESSAHFSESLRNALATFLYHTGTESKKFCIILATNCREILDPAVIDRMDEQYIFDFPKINEIRKMLSLYFNKYVFPLKKYDIVVDSSIDDLYLDVLASRLVGLSGRQISKLCLNIQNCVFGSNSKVVSKDLIDLIVSWNLSNSFEARGEMQTNTNVAASTPRGSASGISPGATKQGESNSGTNSGTNSGKNSGPDMSMGSNMESNSLGGKESSTVTTASMARSVTGLNGDDSKEENSPQTKSKVVMQH; from the coding sequence ATGAACTTCCCGAACATTTCGAAGAAGATGGTGGCCCCAGGAGGGGGTGGGATGAAGCACAGCGGGGGGGACGACAAAGGGGGTGAACACATCACGGGGAATTTCGATCCCACGGCACTGGAAAGAGGAGCGAAGGCTCTTAAGGAGCTCGACCAGTCATCCAACTCGAAGAAGGCATTCGAGTTAATCAAGCTACAGGAATTGACTAAGCAGAAGGAGTatgaaaaacaaatggaagagtTATCACTACAGAAGGCGCAATACCTTAGTAACAAAATGAGGATtgaaaatgaggagaaaaggaaaacaatcAACTACCAACAGGAGCAGGAACGAATCACAGCCGAGTACAAAACGAGACTTGAAGCGGAAGCGTATCAGAAGAAACTACTAGATCAACAGAAGCAAAATGAGGAATGGCTAAAAAACCAACATGAGCAATATTTGAGACAAGAAAATATTCGAAAAAGAAACGAACTCGAattattaaatttaaaaatgaaacaaatcaaggaggaaaaattaatggaaagggaaaacatgaaagcaaaaatacaagaagaaaataaaggactcatagaaagagaaagaaaaaatctgGACATCCATTTGAAGACGCTAAGATTGAAGGCAgatgaggaaaggaaaaccaAATTGGAAAGTATAAGTAAATATTTTGAACAGTTTAATAATtctatgtttttatttttaaatgataAGGAGAGGTTATACCGATTTGTCCTGGTAGTTACACTCACCTCTGTGGGGATTTACACGACGAAACACACCACAAGGCTGATACGATCCTACGCAGAGACGAAACTGGGGAAGCCAAAGCTTATAAGGGAAACATCCCTATGGCacattaataaatttttcgacatttttaacttaaaaaaaaacatccttttgatgaaaaaagttataaaaagaagaaacgtAAAGGATACCaacttttttaacaacattGTATTAAATGAAGAACTACAGGAGAAGCTAAGTTGGTCGATTAACAGCTTAACGAATTCGAAAAGGTATGACCTTTATCTAAAGAACATATTACTTCATGGTCCACCAGGGACAGGAAAAACTTTGTTCGCCAAAACTCTCTCCCATTTTAGCAATTTCGACTACATAATAATTAATGGAGGTGATGTGAGTGCCTTAGGTGTTCATGCTTCTGTAGAgctgaacaaaatttttgacTTTAtaaaacgaaggaaaaataaaaaatgtgtgattttttttgaTGAAGCTGAAGCGTTTTTaagaagagggagaaatGAATCATCGGCTCATTTTTCAGAGAGCCTTCGAAATGCATTAGCTACTTTTCTCTACCACACAGGAACAGAATCGAAGAAATTCTGTATCATTTTAGCTACCAACTGTAGGGAGATCCTAGACCCTGCTGTTATAGACCGAATGGATGAACAGTACATTTTTGATTTTCCGAAAATTAACGAAATTAGGAAAATGCTTTctctttattttaataaatacGTCTTCCCTTTGAAGAAGTACGACATCGTTGTAGACTCATCCATAGATGATCTGTATTTAGACGTTTTAGCTAGTCGTCTCGTTGGTTTGTCGGGCAGACAAATTTCTAAGCTCTGCCTCAACATACAGAACTGCGTCTTCGGTAGCAATTCTAAGGTTGTTTCGAAGGACCTCATCGATCTGATCGTTAGTTGGAATTTAAGCAATTCGTTTGAAGCTCGCGGGGAAATGCAGACCAATACGAACGTCGCTGCTTCTACCCCGAGGGGATCTGCCAGTGGGATTTCGCCCGGTGCCACTAAACAGGGCGAATCTAACTCAGGCACAAACTCAGGCACAAACTCAGGCAAGAACTCCGGACCCGACATGAGCATGGGTTCAAATATGGAGTCCAACAgtttgggggggaaagaatCCAGCACGGTAACAACAGCATCCATGGCGAGATCAGTGACAGGCCTCAATGGGGATGAttcgaaggaagaaaattcacCTCAGACGAAGAGCAAAGTAGTGATGCAGCATTGA
- a CDS encoding Reticulocyte binding protein has protein sequence MSESKGRIKLKIHFGNEVENNDQAVVSEKGKPIKSTDLKRRSGHAEDESDGKEDEGESSESLDGRDEDSCKGRKRHKRDRLEERITSIISKLTRIACICEDKNNYVTDNNSVTHSGENSNEDSHTQSNDKSGEYLRKYNRAYSGDNSGKYSLDYSHDGSRDEGKESRNSKICKKLTKEMYKYEKSLMSLNNFINNRKNRLDEVTFPNGLIKAVDNYQSPDVWIYNYLLLECKKQSDKYRNLIQNIAAFDSTLKNKIMNEGADGITMPVYASVAKSKIGGLPKEGKNYYENVHVPKELAGAYFEELKRRKMRHG, from the coding sequence ATGAGCGAAAGCAAGGGGAGaataaagttaaaaattCATTTCGGAAATGAGGTGGAGAATAATGACCAAGCGGTGGTGagtgaaaaagggaagccgATCAAATCGACTGACTTGAAGAGGAGGAGTGGTCATGCAGAAGATGAGTCagatgggaaggaagacgAAGGAGAGAGCAGCGAATCGCTGGATGGACGAGACGAGGACAGTTGCAAAGGACGCAAGAGACACAAGAGAGATCGCCTGGAAGAGAGAATTACTTCCATCATTTCGAAGCTAACCAGAATAGCCTGCATTTGCGAAGACAAGAATAATTACGTCACCGACAATAATAGTGTCACGCATAGTGGGGAAAATAGCAACGAGGATAGCCACACACAGAGTAATGATAAAAGTGGGGAGTACCTCCGCAAGTACAATCGCGCATACAGCGGTGACAACAGTGGAAAGTACAGCTTGGATTACAGTCACGATGGTAGCCGAGATGAGGGCAAAGAAAGTAGGAACTCCAAAATCTGCAAAAAACTTACCAAAGAAATGTACAAGTATGAGAAGAGCCTCATGAGTCTAAATAACTTTATTAACAATAGGAAGAATAGGCTCGATGAAGTTACCTTCCCTAACGGACTAATAAAAGCAGTAGATAACTACCAAAGTCCGGACGTCTGGATTTACAACTACCTCCTCCTGGAGTGCAAGAAACAGAGCGATAAGTATCGTAACTTAATACAAAACATTGCTGCGTTTGATAGCACactgaagaataaaattatgaacgaAGGGGCTGATGGGATTACGATGCCGGTGTATGCCTCCGTTGCTAAAAGTAAGATTGGGGGATTgccaaaggaagggaagaactattacgaaaatgtgcatgtgcCGAAGGAACTCGCGGGGGCATACTTTGAAGAATTGAAGAGGCGCAAGATGCGGCACGGGTGA